The window ATAATTCCTGGAATCCCACACATTCAGCTTTTCCAGCTTTACGGCGTATTCATTTTCCGTATAAATGGACATGATGATGCTGTCATATTCGGAAAAGAAATCCTCCAGCCCTTTCTGGGATAATTTCATATTGCTTTCCACCAGAATATCCATCTGCTTTTTTAAGGTGTTTGCCGCAATGACACAGGTTATGATTTCAATTACCATGACAGGGACAATGGAGACAAAAAGCAGGATGATCAGTGTCTTTTTTGCAATTCCCCAGCTCCGGTATCTGTTTACCAAATATTTGATCAAGCCTATTCCCCCCCTTGGTCAAGCGGATATTTCCAATCCATCTTTTACTTGATTCGGTAAATTCTTCCAATTTTATTCTCATTTTTGTATTATAACATAATTTATAAATAAGGATAAGATTTTCAGTCAGCCCGGTACAAAAAGAAGGCCCCGGCAAAATTGCCGGGGCCTTGGTCTGATTTGTGCGGGGATTTTTCAAGGAAAAGCCCGCGCCCACCTCAGCTGCTTACGTTAACGCCAGGGCTGTTACGGATTTAAAGCGGTGGCCTTCCTCTTCTATTTCACTGATCAGGACTTTTACGCCAAATGCCTCTTCCATATGTTCCTTTGTCACCACATCATCCACTTTGCCGAATATGCTTTTCCCGCTGCGGTTCAAAATCAGCGCCTTATCAGAGATCTTCAGCGCATGTGCCGGATAATGGGTATTAAAAATACAGGATATGTTCTTTTCATCCGCCAGCCGCCGGATGGTATCCAGAATAATCAGCTGGTTTTTAAAGTCCAGATTGCTTTCCGGCTCATCCAGCACCAGCATCCGGGGCTTGGCAGTTAAGGCCCTGGCAATTAAAACCATCTGCAGCTCTCCGCCGCTGATCCGGCTCACCAGCTTTCCTCTTAAATAATCAATTCCCACACTCCGGATCGCCTCGTCGGCAATTTCCACATCCGCCTTTTTAGGGCGGCTGAAGTTCCCGATGTGGGCACTGCGCCCCAGTAAAACCATCTCTTCCACCGTATAGGAAAAAAGGGATGCTTTTGCCTGAGGGACATATGCAATGGTCTGCCAGATATCTTTTACAGGCATATTTGCCAGACATGTTCCATCCAGATAGCTTCCCCCTGATTTCCATTTCAGCAGACCCATCATATTTCGAAGCAGTGTGGTTTTTCCCACACCGTTAGGCCCCAGGACTGCCAGAACCTCTCCATCCTGAAGCCGGAATGTAATTTCTTTTAATATTTCTTCCCCCGCCTTATATCCAAAGCATCCTTTCTTCACTTCAAAAATCACAGCCATCCTCCTCCTGTCTTTCTCAGCAATAGAATAAATACCGGCGCTCCGATGACTGCTGTCAGGATTGACAAGGGAATTTCAGCAGTGGTCGCAGCCCTGGCAGTGGTATCCATAACCAGCATAAATACTGCGCCCAGGCTGATGCTGGCCGGAATGACCCGTTCATTATTGCTTCCAAACAGCATCCGGACCCCATGGGGAATTAACAGTCCCACCCACTCAATCCGTCCGCACATGGAGGCACAGGAAGCCGTAATCAATGCCGCTGCCAGAATAATGATGATGCGAAGCTTTTTTAAGTCAATTCCCATGGATCTTGCCTCATCCTCAGACATTGACAGAATATTCAGCCGCCAGCGCAGCAGATAGATCATCAATATCCCGCCGCAGATCAGGGGACCGCCAATGGCCAGACTCTTGTAGGTAATTCCGGCCATACTTCCCAGCAGCCAGTAGGTAATTGTCGGCAGCTGAGACTCCGGATCAGCCACGTATTTAACCAGCGATACCAGAGAAGTAAAAAGAGAAGAAACCGCAATTCCCGCCAGAATGATCATAAATGTGGAAGATTGACCTTTGACCTTGCTGATGGAATAAGTGAGCATAATGGCAATCAGGCCAAATACCAGGGCCACCAGCTGAACCCATAAAAGGCTGTCTGAAAATAAAAGGGCCATTGCCGCACCGAAACATGCTCCCTGTGCCACACCCAGGGTGTCGGGAGTCGCCAGCGCATTGGAAAATAAGGGCTGAAATGCCGCTCCTGAGACAGCCAGGCCCGCTCCGCAAAGAACCGCCAGAATGATCCTCGGCAGCCGGATATTGAATACAACACTGTATGCCTGGGGCTCAATTGTCTCCTTTCCGGAAACAGCATAGGTATATAACAGCTTACAAATGTCAATCAGGTTAAAAGAATAGCGTCCGATGCCCAGACAGATCAGGGCCGTTAATACCGGAGCCAGGATCAGTAAGATCCTGATTCCGGCTCCATATCGTTTCATCAACATGCTTATACTCCGTCCGCTGCTTCACGGGGAGGATTGAACATGCCTTCCACCTCTTCATCCGTCAGCTCCACATTATAAAACTTCAGATAAAAATCTTTAATTGTCTGGTTCAAATCAAGATCTGCAAAAGCTTCCGGGTGATTTTTCTGGGCCATCCAGTAAAGGCACAAGGAAGAGTCAGAGGACGGCGGGAACCAGCGGTACATTCCCAGAGGGAATTTATAAACCTTGTGTTCCCGTACGGCCTTAACCGGACTCCAGTCAAACCCTTCAATGCTGTTGTCATAGAAATCCTGAGGCAGGTATGGGCTGAAGTTTGTTACGTAGATAATATCCGGATCCCACTCATAGATCTGCTCCATGGTTAAATCCACGCCTGATCCTGGAATATCCTTTGATACGCTGACCGCTCCTGTGGCATCGCACCAGTACTGTCCGAAGAACTGGTTGCCGGAGGTCTGGAACACCCCGTCTTTATAATGATAGATCATCATCACCTTGGGCTTGTCTTCCTCTTTTACGTCTTTTAATCGCTTTTCAATATCAGCGGCCACTTCACGTCCGTATTCCGTAATACCAGCCACTTTATCCGGCTCATCAAATACTTCTCCCAGCAGCTCAACCCATTTGTTTACAGTTTCCACCGTATTAAACCCGGCTATGGAAGTGCTGAAGCCAACCACCGGAATACCGGTCTTTAACAGCACGTCCCTTTCTTTTGCATTGTTGGCGTTGCAAAAGATCACATCCGGCTTCAGTTTAATGAGTTCTTCCACATTGATCTCGCCGCCCTGAACAAAGGAAGTATCCACATCCTTTAACTCCGGAGCCACCTTCATTAAAAGAGAATGTTCTGCCGCACTTTTAGAAGCCGGATGCATGCCCACCAGCTTGGCTCCTGAACCCTGATACAATACATAAACCGATGGCAGCGGCCACAAGGATGCAATTGCCACACGTTCAATATCAGCAGGTATCACCACTTCGTTGCCGCCATGGTCAATGATCGTTTTGGTCTCTCCGGCTGCCGGTGTGGTTTCCTCTTCTTTCCCTGCCTCGGGTGCGGTTTCTGCTGCGGCCGCCTCTGTGCCTGGTGCCGTAGTCTCTGTGGAAGCCGTCTTGGCCGTGCAGCCGGATAATACGGCCATACACAGAACCAGGCTTAATACACGCGTTACTGTCTTTTTCATTTTTTCAATTCTCCCTTCTTGTATCATGAACCTGTGGTTCCTGCTTGGAATTCAACCTTCGAGCCCATGAGCAAATGAGCTTTCAGTCAATCGTCCTCCCATCAGCTGCGGCACATGGTCCCAGCATACCTTGCTGGAAACCGCCACATGAGGCAGATCCATGAATTGTATCTTTTCTTTTTCCCGGATCAGCTGCCAGATCAGCGGATCAGCTATAATGGTATGGTATTTTCCGCTGTTCACCAGTTTCCGGATATCGCTTTCGCTGTTTAATGCAAGGCTGTCCTGCCGGTACACTCCCTGTGTCCTACCAAATAAAACAGCCGGCTGAATTCCCCTTATTCCCCTCTCTTCTCGGAAATAAAACGCCAGTGACCGGATCAACACCTCTTCACCGATCATCAGAACCTGACTTGTTTCTTCTCCATCCGTTTCCAGTGCCCGCTCCCGTTTGTCTGCAATTGTTTCTTTCAGCATTCCGGCCAGACGGTCAGCTCCTGATTCCCCAACAGGCACTCCCGCCACGTAAG of the Lacrimispora indolis DSM 755 genome contains:
- a CDS encoding FecCD family ABC transporter permease, with protein sequence MLMKRYGAGIRILLILAPVLTALICLGIGRYSFNLIDICKLLYTYAVSGKETIEPQAYSVVFNIRLPRIILAVLCGAGLAVSGAAFQPLFSNALATPDTLGVAQGACFGAAMALLFSDSLLWVQLVALVFGLIAIMLTYSISKVKGQSSTFMIILAGIAVSSLFTSLVSLVKYVADPESQLPTITYWLLGSMAGITYKSLAIGGPLICGGILMIYLLRWRLNILSMSEDEARSMGIDLKKLRIIIILAAALITASCASMCGRIEWVGLLIPHGVRMLFGSNNERVIPASISLGAVFMLVMDTTARAATTAEIPLSILTAVIGAPVFILLLRKTGGGWL
- a CDS encoding ABC transporter substrate-binding protein, whose amino-acid sequence is MKKTVTRVLSLVLCMAVLSGCTAKTASTETTAPGTEAAAAETAPEAGKEEETTPAAGETKTIIDHGGNEVVIPADIERVAIASLWPLPSVYVLYQGSGAKLVGMHPASKSAAEHSLLMKVAPELKDVDTSFVQGGEINVEELIKLKPDVIFCNANNAKERDVLLKTGIPVVGFSTSIAGFNTVETVNKWVELLGEVFDEPDKVAGITEYGREVAADIEKRLKDVKEEDKPKVMMIYHYKDGVFQTSGNQFFGQYWCDATGAVSVSKDIPGSGVDLTMEQIYEWDPDIIYVTNFSPYLPQDFYDNSIEGFDWSPVKAVREHKVYKFPLGMYRWFPPSSDSSLCLYWMAQKNHPEAFADLDLNQTIKDFYLKFYNVELTDEEVEGMFNPPREAADGV
- a CDS encoding ABC transporter ATP-binding protein, with protein sequence MAVIFEVKKGCFGYKAGEEILKEITFRLQDGEVLAVLGPNGVGKTTLLRNMMGLLKWKSGGSYLDGTCLANMPVKDIWQTIAYVPQAKASLFSYTVEEMVLLGRSAHIGNFSRPKKADVEIADEAIRSVGIDYLRGKLVSRISGGELQMVLIARALTAKPRMLVLDEPESNLDFKNQLIILDTIRRLADEKNISCIFNTHYPAHALKISDKALILNRSGKSIFGKVDDVVTKEHMEEAFGVKVLISEIEEEGHRFKSVTALALT